In one window of Nocardia brasiliensis DNA:
- the rho gene encoding transcription termination factor Rho, producing MTDTDLLATPGVESNPASGDRESDSGQISKMSEQTDVARSGLTGMLLPQLRALAGELGIRGTSGMRKGDLIAAIKENQAGKPAKGEKPEGGQAKSAVSAKAETSGKTEARATAPARAEQGTLDVGTAPAKEAPAAETAAPAKEKQAAAANPAPAENAQSTSNESEDSGREGGQRGRGRQRRGRDQARSGGGEAAADARGDEPKQDAEQGERRRDRNQSGDRNQSGDRNQSGDRNNQNGNGGNANGGRNDRNNARNDDDEEGGRGRRGRRFRERRRGRDRETGGGGGEARELEIREDDVLQPVAGILDVLDNYAFVRTSGYLAGPNDVYVSMNLVRKNGLRRGDAITGAVRAPRDGEQSNQRQKFDPLVRLDTVNGGEVEAAKRRPEFSKLTPLYPNQRLRLETQPNKLTTRVIDLIMPIGKGQRALIVSPPKAGKTTIMQDIANAIAINNPEVYLMVVLVDERPEEVTDMQRSVKGEVIASTFDRPPSDHTSVAELAIERAKRLVEMGKDVVVLLDSITRLGRAYNNSSPASGRILSGGVDSTALYPPKRFLGAARNIENGGSLTIIATAMVETGSTGDTVIFEEFKGTGNAELKLDRKIAERRVFPAVDVNPSGTRKDELLLSPDEAAVLHKLRRVLSGLDSHQAIDLLIDRLKKSKNNLEFLMQVSKTAPGALDE from the coding sequence GTGACAGATACGGACCTGCTCGCGACACCAGGGGTGGAATCCAACCCAGCCTCGGGCGACCGCGAAAGTGACTCCGGACAGATTTCGAAGATGAGCGAACAAACCGACGTCGCACGATCGGGGCTGACTGGAATGTTGTTGCCGCAGTTGCGCGCGCTCGCGGGGGAGCTCGGTATCCGAGGCACCTCCGGAATGCGCAAAGGTGATTTGATCGCCGCCATCAAGGAAAATCAGGCCGGAAAACCGGCGAAGGGCGAAAAGCCCGAGGGGGGTCAGGCCAAGTCCGCGGTTTCCGCCAAGGCCGAAACGTCCGGTAAAACCGAAGCTCGTGCCACCGCGCCCGCTCGCGCCGAGCAGGGCACCCTCGATGTCGGCACCGCCCCGGCGAAGGAGGCGCCCGCCGCCGAGACCGCCGCCCCGGCGAAGGAAAAGCAAGCCGCCGCCGCGAATCCGGCTCCGGCCGAGAACGCGCAGTCCACCTCGAACGAGTCCGAGGATTCGGGTCGCGAGGGTGGCCAGCGCGGCCGTGGTCGGCAGCGGCGCGGCCGTGACCAGGCGCGATCCGGCGGCGGCGAGGCCGCGGCCGATGCGCGTGGTGACGAGCCGAAGCAGGACGCCGAGCAGGGTGAGCGGCGCCGTGACCGCAACCAGTCCGGTGACCGCAACCAGTCGGGCGACCGGAACCAGTCCGGTGACCGCAACAACCAGAACGGCAACGGCGGCAACGCGAACGGCGGTCGCAACGACCGCAACAACGCGCGCAACGACGACGACGAAGAAGGCGGACGCGGGCGGCGGGGTCGCCGGTTCCGTGAGCGTCGCCGCGGGCGCGACCGCGAAACCGGTGGCGGGGGCGGCGAGGCCCGCGAGCTCGAGATCCGCGAAGACGATGTGTTGCAGCCGGTCGCGGGCATCCTCGACGTGCTCGACAACTACGCCTTCGTCCGGACCTCGGGTTACCTGGCAGGGCCGAACGACGTCTACGTCTCGATGAACCTGGTCCGCAAGAACGGCCTGCGCCGCGGTGACGCGATCACCGGTGCGGTGCGTGCCCCGCGGGACGGCGAGCAGAGCAACCAGCGGCAGAAGTTCGATCCGCTGGTGCGGCTGGACACGGTCAACGGCGGTGAGGTCGAGGCGGCCAAGCGGCGCCCCGAGTTCAGCAAGCTCACCCCGCTGTACCCGAACCAGCGGCTGCGGCTCGAGACCCAGCCGAACAAGCTGACCACTCGCGTCATCGACCTGATCATGCCGATCGGTAAGGGCCAGCGCGCCCTGATCGTCTCGCCGCCGAAGGCGGGTAAGACGACGATCATGCAGGACATCGCGAACGCCATCGCGATCAACAACCCCGAGGTCTACCTCATGGTTGTGCTGGTCGACGAACGGCCGGAAGAGGTCACCGACATGCAGCGCTCGGTGAAGGGCGAGGTCATCGCCTCGACCTTCGACCGGCCGCCGTCAGACCACACCTCGGTCGCCGAGCTCGCCATCGAGCGCGCCAAGCGACTGGTGGAAATGGGCAAAGACGTTGTGGTGCTGCTCGACTCGATCACTCGACTGGGTCGCGCGTACAACAACTCCTCGCCCGCGTCGGGCCGAATCCTTTCCGGTGGTGTCGATTCCACCGCGCTGTACCCGCCCAAGCGGTTCCTCGGCGCGGCGCGCAACATCGAGAACGGCGGCTCGCTCACCATCATCGCGACCGCGATGGTGGAGACCGGATCCACCGGTGACACGGTCATCTTCGAGGAGTTCAAGGGCACCGGCAACGCGGAACTCAAGCTGGACCGCAAGATCGCGGAACGGCGCGTGTTCCCCGCGGTGGACGTCAACCCGTCCGGCACTCGTAAGGACGAGCTACTGCTCAGCCCCGACGAGGCGGCGGTGCTGCACAAGCTGCGCCGCGTACTGTCCGGCCTGGACTCGCACCAGGCGATCGATCTGCTGATCGATCGGCTGAAGAAGTCCAAGAACAACCTCGAGTTCCTGATGCAGGTCAGCAAGACCGCGCCGGGCGCACTCGACGAATGA
- the thrB gene encoding homoserine kinase yields MSRTLPAGLAVTARVPASTANLGPGFDSLGMALGMFDEIDVRTTDSGLSIRVEGEGADDVPWGPSHLVVRAIERGLEAAGVWADGLDVVCRNVIPHSRGLGSSASAVVGGLAAGCAIAAKFDPALAASADQLVQLASEFEGHPDNAAASVLGGIVVSWTETDRAADIGRDGVPVAEHHGRVYRAVRLDAHPSLRPVVLIPEERSATAHTRGLLPEVVPHGDAAFNVSRAALAVVALTQRPDLLMPATADRLHQAQRAPALPLTTTWISRLRAAGIAATVSGAGPTVLALGTGEFPAELRELAALDGLRVVEPGLADGVRID; encoded by the coding sequence ATGAGTCGGACACTGCCCGCGGGTCTCGCGGTGACCGCGCGGGTGCCCGCGTCCACCGCGAACCTCGGTCCCGGGTTCGACTCGCTCGGTATGGCGCTCGGCATGTTCGACGAGATCGACGTGCGCACTACCGATTCCGGGCTCAGCATCCGGGTCGAGGGGGAGGGCGCCGACGATGTGCCCTGGGGCCCTTCACATCTCGTGGTGCGCGCGATCGAGCGCGGTCTGGAGGCCGCTGGCGTCTGGGCCGATGGCCTCGATGTGGTGTGCCGCAACGTGATTCCGCATTCGCGCGGGCTCGGCTCGTCCGCGTCGGCGGTGGTCGGCGGGCTCGCGGCCGGCTGTGCCATCGCCGCGAAATTCGATCCGGCACTGGCCGCCTCGGCCGACCAATTGGTGCAGCTGGCATCGGAATTCGAAGGTCATCCGGACAACGCCGCGGCCAGCGTGCTCGGCGGCATCGTGGTGTCCTGGACCGAGACCGACCGGGCCGCCGACATCGGCCGTGACGGCGTTCCGGTGGCCGAACACCACGGCCGGGTCTACCGGGCCGTGCGGCTGGACGCGCACCCGTCGCTGCGCCCCGTCGTGCTCATCCCCGAGGAACGCTCGGCGACCGCGCACACCAGGGGCTTGTTGCCCGAGGTGGTGCCGCACGGCGACGCCGCGTTCAACGTCAGCCGGGCCGCCTTGGCCGTGGTGGCGCTCACCCAGCGTCCTGACCTGCTGATGCCCGCGACGGCCGACCGGCTGCACCAGGCCCAGCGTGCGCCCGCGCTACCGCTGACCACCACCTGGATTTCCCGGCTGCGAGCGGCGGGTATCGCGGCCACCGTTTCCGGTGCCGGACCGACCGTGCTGGCCCTCGGGACCGGCGAATTCCCTGCCGAACTCCGCGAACTCGCGGCTCTGGACGGCCTGCGCGTGGTCGAGCCCGGGCTCGCCGACGGAGTCCGGATCGACTGA